One Leuconostoc mesenteroides subsp. mesenteroides ATCC 8293 genomic window, AAAATGTGACCATTAACGAACAGTTTTTCCAAGGTCACTTCCCTGGAAATCCAGTGATGCCAGGTGTTTTAATCATTGAATCACTAGCCCAAGCAGCATCAATTTTGATTTTGTCATCACCGCAATTTCAAGGTAAGACAGCTTACATGACAGGAATTGATAACGCTAAATTTAAGAGAATGGTTAAACCAGGCGATGTATTGAAGTTACATGTCACATTTGGTAAGCTACGTGCTAACATGGGCAGTGTGTTAGTTGAAGCCAAAGTCGATGGTAAAACAGCTACATCAGCCGAGTTGATGTTCGTTGTGGCGCCAGATGAAAAAGATGAATGAAGCAATTACAACTGATTTTGAACAAATAAATACTGAACTGGTTGGTGTATTTAATAATGTCATGTGGATAGAAGAAGCTGCTTTAAAACGCAGTTACTTCTCTGATATAACCTTAAAAGACATGCACACCATTGAAGCTATTTCAATGTATGATGAAAAAAGTGCTTCAC contains:
- the fabZ gene encoding 3-hydroxyacyl-ACP dehydratase FabZ; its protein translation is MPVLTTTEIMDLIPNRYPILYMDYVEEMVPDESIVAVKNVTINEQFFQGHFPGNPVMPGVLIIESLAQAASILILSSPQFQGKTAYMTGIDNAKFKRMVKPGDVLKLHVTFGKLRANMGSVLVEAKVDGKTATSAELMFVVAPDEKDE